The region TCTTCCTCAAGATGAACTCGAACAACTACCTCGGCATGAATCTGCGCCGCGAGGTGATCGAGGCCGAGGAGGAGGCGTCGCGGAAGTACGGCGCCGGTCCCGGCGCGGTGCGTTTCATCAGCGGCACCTACGCCCCGCACATCGAGCTCGAGGCGACGCTCGCCCGCTTCCACGGCCGCGAGGCGGCGATGATCTTCTCGTCGGCCTACGCCTCGATGCTCGGCGTCTTCACGCCGCTGGTCTCCGAGGAGACGGCCCTGGTCTCCGACGCCCTGAACCACAACTGCATCATCAACGCCATCAAGCTCGCGCGGCCGAAGGAGAAACGCGTCTACCGCCACAATGACGTCGCCGAGCTCGATGCCCGCCTGGCGGAAGTGGAAGGCTGCAAGCGCGCGCTCGTCGTCACCGACGGCATCTTCTCGATGCGCGGCGACGAGGCCCCCCTGCCGGCGATCTTCGAGGTGGCCAGGAAGCACGACGCCGCCTTCCCGGAGAACGTCGTGGTCATCGTCGACGACAGCCATGGGGTGGGCGCCTTCGGCGCCACGGGCCGCGGAACAGAAGAGGCCTCCGGCTCGGGCCCGGCCGACGTCCTCATCGGCACCCTCGGCAAGGCGTTCGGCGTCAACGGCGGCTACGTCACCGGCGCCGCCGGCCTGATCGACTTCCTGCGCGAGTCGGCGCCGACCTACATCTACTCGAACCCGATCACCCCCGCCGAGGCGGCAGCGGCAAAGAAGGCGGTGGAGAT is a window of Thermoanaerobaculia bacterium DNA encoding:
- a CDS encoding aminotransferase class I/II-fold pyridoxal phosphate-dependent enzyme; amino-acid sequence: MPHDRFLAALANDLAVLDARGNPKRYELVIEGVVPATGGYGPRYRIAGRDGELFLKMNSNNYLGMNLRREVIEAEEEASRKYGAGPGAVRFISGTYAPHIELEATLARFHGREAAMIFSSAYASMLGVFTPLVSEETALVSDALNHNCIINAIKLARPKEKRVYRHNDVAELDARLAEVEGCKRALVVTDGIFSMRGDEAPLPAIFEVARKHDAAFPENVVVIVDDSHGVGAFGATGRGTEEASGSGPADVLIGTLGKAFGVNGGYVTGAAGLIDFLRESAPTYIYSNPITPAEAAAAKKAVEILDGPEGKGLLGHLAARTRQFRDGLVRLGFETLQGTHPVVPLFVRDTPKTTALVRHLLKHGVLATGLNFPVVPKGDETIRFQVSADHTEKDIDFVLDVLAGFGG